CTGAGTACTTTTCAGTTGCTTCTCTGAAAAATTCTTTATATGTAAAGATTGAATTACGCGGAAATTAGCAAGTTATTCTCGTATAAGCATTAATTCTTTGCTTAACGGATTTTAATTGTCCCTTTGTTTTGCTAAAGCTACCTCCCCTTTTCCACAATAAACAGACCTTAGGATGCAGTTATTGCACTTACAGAAGATGGATTTTAAATTTCCCTACTAAAAAAGCCCTACCATATTTTTCCCTATTAAAAATACAAGATCGGTACCATTCACAAAAATGACACATATACCATTTGTTGAGATACCATTTGCACGTAAGAAAAGCTAAGTAAGGCTTAACATATTAACAATGTATATAGTTGAGATAACTAAAACAACACTTAGTTACAGTGAAAAGCTCCCTCAAAATCATTTGAGGGAGCTTTTTTAATTATTTCATTTTAATTTCAGCAAGTGCATTTAAGAACTTATCGTTTAATACTTTAATGTAAGTTCCCTTCATACCTAGAGAGCGTGATTCAATGACACCCGCAGATTCTAGTTTACGTAATGCATTGACGATTACTGAACGTGTAATACCTACGCGGTCAGCAATTTTTGAAGCAACTAATAAACCTTCGTTACCATCTAGCTCTTCAAAAATATGTTCAATCGCTTCTAATTCACTATATGAAAGTGAGTTAATCGCCATTTGTACAACAGCTTTGCTACGCGCTTCTTCTTCAATCTCTTCTGATTTCTCACGTAAAATTTCCATACCTACTACTGTTGCACCGTACTCAGCTAAAATTAAATCATCATCTTCAAATTGAGCTGATAAACGGGCTAAAATTAAAGTACCTAAACGTTCACCGCCACCAACGATTGGAACGATTGTTGTTAAAGCGCTTTGGAATAAATCTTTATTTTCTACAGGGAACGCAGTATGTTCATTGTTTATATCTAGGTTTGAAGATGTTTCAGAAATTGTAAATAAGCTATGTGTATATTCTTCTGGGAATTGACGCTCTTCGAACATTTTTTTCATACGCTCATTTTCAATTTGTTGGTGAATTGAAATACCTAAAAGCTTACCTTTACGGCTCACAATATAAACGTTGCTGTCAATAATATCACCTAGTGTGTCAGCCATTTCTTTAAAGTTTACCGGCTTACCTGCAGATGCTTGGAGCATCGAGTTAATTTTACGTGTTTTTTCTAATAAGTTCATTATGTGTTCCTCCTATAAATAATCCATACCGTATTTATTTAATATTCTAAAGTTTTTTACAATTGAATGATACTAACAAGCCTTGCCTACAGT
This genomic interval from Lysinibacillus sphaericus contains the following:
- the codY gene encoding GTP-sensing pleiotropic transcriptional regulator CodY codes for the protein MNLLEKTRKINSMLQASAGKPVNFKEMADTLGDIIDSNVYIVSRKGKLLGISIHQQIENERMKKMFEERQFPEEYTHSLFTISETSSNLDINNEHTAFPVENKDLFQSALTTIVPIVGGGERLGTLILARLSAQFEDDDLILAEYGATVVGMEILREKSEEIEEEARSKAVVQMAINSLSYSELEAIEHIFEELDGNEGLLVASKIADRVGITRSVIVNALRKLESAGVIESRSLGMKGTYIKVLNDKFLNALAEIKMK